A genomic region of Dickeya solani IPO 2222 contains the following coding sequences:
- the fabI gene encoding enoyl-ACP reductase FabI has product MGFLNGKRILVTGVASNRSIAYGIAQAMHREGAELAFTYQNDKLKSRVEEFAKEFDSSIVLPCDVAEDASIDALFAELAKVWPKFDGFVHSIAYAPGDQLDGDYVNAVTREGFAIAHDISAYSFVAMAKACRSMLNPNSALMTLSYLGAERAIPNYNVMGLAKASLEANVRYMANAMGRDGVRVNAVSAGPIRTLAASGIKNFKKMLSHCEAVTPIRRVVTIEDVGNAAAFMCSDLAAGISGEVLHVDGGFNIAAMNELELGD; this is encoded by the coding sequence ATGGGTTTTCTTAACGGTAAGCGCATTCTGGTAACGGGCGTTGCCAGCAACCGCTCCATCGCATACGGTATCGCACAGGCTATGCATCGCGAAGGTGCAGAACTGGCGTTCACCTACCAGAACGACAAGCTGAAATCACGTGTGGAAGAGTTTGCCAAAGAGTTCGATTCGAGCATCGTTTTGCCGTGTGATGTTGCGGAAGATGCCAGCATTGACGCGCTGTTCGCCGAACTGGCGAAAGTCTGGCCGAAATTCGATGGTTTCGTGCATTCCATCGCTTACGCGCCGGGCGACCAGTTGGACGGCGACTACGTGAACGCGGTCACCCGCGAAGGTTTTGCCATCGCTCACGACATCAGCGCCTACAGCTTTGTGGCGATGGCGAAAGCCTGTCGCAGCATGCTGAACCCGAACTCCGCGCTGATGACCCTGTCTTACCTGGGTGCCGAGCGCGCCATCCCGAACTACAACGTAATGGGCCTGGCGAAAGCGTCGCTGGAAGCCAACGTGCGCTACATGGCCAACGCCATGGGCCGCGACGGCGTGCGCGTCAATGCGGTCTCCGCGGGTCCGATCCGCACACTGGCGGCGTCCGGCATCAAGAACTTCAAGAAGATGCTGTCTCACTGCGAAGCGGTCACTCCGATCCGCCGCGTGGTCACCATTGAAGACGTGGGCAACGCCGCGGCCTTCATGTGTTCCGACCTGGCTGCCGGTATCTCCGGCGAAGTTCTGCACGTTGACGGCGGCTTCAACATCGCCGCGATGAACGAGCTGGAACTGGGCGATTAA
- the sapF gene encoding putrescine export ABC transporter ATP-binding protein SapF yields the protein MVETLLEARNLTKTFRYRTGWFRRQHVEAVKSVSFTLRERQTLAIIGENGSGKSTLAKMLTGVIPPTSGELVIDDHPLAYGDYHYRSQRIRMIFQDSANSLNPRQRIGQLLELPLRLNTDLTPQEREKAINLALRQVGLRADHATYYPHALAPGQKQRIGLARALILQPKVIVADEVLASLDMSVRSQIINLMLELQEKHGISYIYVTQHLGMMKHISDQILVMQAGEVVERGSTADVLASPLHDLTKRLITSHFGEALSADAWRRDSSPG from the coding sequence ATGGTGGAAACCCTACTGGAAGCCCGTAACCTCACCAAGACCTTCCGCTACCGTACCGGCTGGTTCCGGCGCCAACACGTCGAAGCGGTGAAATCGGTGAGTTTTACTCTGCGGGAACGACAAACGCTGGCGATCATCGGTGAAAACGGCTCGGGCAAATCCACGCTGGCCAAGATGCTGACCGGTGTGATCCCGCCCACCTCCGGCGAACTGGTGATTGACGACCATCCGCTGGCTTACGGCGATTATCACTACCGTAGCCAGCGTATTCGTATGATCTTTCAGGATTCGGCCAACTCGCTCAACCCGCGTCAGCGCATCGGTCAGTTACTGGAGTTACCGCTGCGGCTCAATACCGACCTGACGCCGCAGGAGCGGGAGAAAGCCATTAACCTGGCGTTGCGCCAGGTCGGCTTGCGCGCCGATCACGCTACCTATTATCCACACGCGCTGGCGCCCGGTCAGAAACAACGTATCGGGCTGGCGCGGGCGTTGATCCTGCAACCCAAAGTGATCGTGGCGGATGAAGTGTTGGCGTCGCTGGATATGTCGGTGCGTTCGCAGATCATCAACCTGATGCTGGAGCTGCAGGAGAAACACGGTATCTCCTATATCTATGTCACCCAGCATCTGGGCATGATGAAACACATCAGCGACCAGATTCTGGTGATGCAGGCAGGTGAAGTGGTCGAGCGCGGCAGCACCGCCGATGTGCTGGCCTCGCCGCTGCACGACCTGACCAAGCGTCTGATCACCAGTCACTTTGGCGAAGCGCTGAGCGCCGACGCCTGGCGTCGCGACAGCAGCCCCGGCTGA